Proteins found in one Larimichthys crocea isolate SSNF chromosome I, L_crocea_2.0, whole genome shotgun sequence genomic segment:
- the LOC104930405 gene encoding protocadherin beta-16 isoform X38 — translation MGDKGFSLLRPTFCFASFIITLHLVNGDLSYSIPEEIKRDSVIGNIAKDLGLDLRTFSSRKARLDFEGTRKRYCDINLSTGDLVTSERIDRENLCGKKPSCVVKVDLVLENHLELHRLSLHIQDVNDNSPKFREHLIEMEISESADKGNRFSIEEAHDADIGQNAVQRYNLQKNDNFILAVDSNKVELVLENTLDREKQKEINLLLTALDGGSPQRSGTVVIHITVLDANDNAPVFSQAVYKASLPENSPVDTIVLHVSAIDADEGVNGDVTYDFGHISDDDVNVFSIDPKTGEIRVTGVIDFEESSSFEMRIQAKDGLGLTSYAKVLIDVTDKNDNAPVIYLKSLTNPIPENVSPGTEVGIINVQDRDSENNRQVRCSIQQNVPFKLVPSIKNYYSLVTTGQLDRELVSDYNITISATDEGSPPLSSSKTVQLSVADINDNPPVFEEQSYSAYVTENNKPGSTLCSVTARDPDWRQNGTVIYSLLSGEVNGAPVSSYLSVNGDTGVIHAVRSFDYEQFRSFKVHVMARDNGSPPLSSNVTVSVFISDVNDNSPQILYPAPEGNSFMTELVPKAAHGGSLVSKVIAVDADSGQNAWLSYHIVKSTDPGLFTIGLHSGEIRTQRDISESDSMKQNLIVAVKDNGQPSLSATCSMYLLISDNLAEVPELKDISYDEKNSKLTSYLIIALVSVSTFFLTFIIIILGVRFCRRRKPRLLFDGAVAIPSAYLPPNYADVDGTGTLRSAYNYDAYLTTGSRTSDFKFVTSYNDNTLPADQTLKKSPSDFAEVFGDCDASPEVRSFLYFFVFKARTVHYSTQKKRKKKKKC, via the coding sequence ATGGGAGACAAAGGATTTTCCTTGCTTCGTCCGACCTTCTGCTTCGCATCATTTATCATAACGCTGCACCTCGTTAATGGAGACCTGAGTTATTCTATTCCCGAAGAGATAAAACGCGACTCTGTTATTGGAAATATAGCCAAAGATCTCGGCCTTGATCTGAGGACATTTTCTTCAAGAAAGGCCCGACTTGATTTTGAGGGAACTCGGAAGCGTTACTGTGACATTAATCTGAGTACCGGAGATTTGGTGACATCGGAGAGAATTGACAGAGAAAACCTTTGTGGCAAGAAACCCTCGTGTGTTGTGAAAGTAGATCTGGTGTTAGAAAATCATTTGGAGCTTCATCGACTGAGTCTTCATATTCAAGACGTAAACGACAACTCGCCAAAATTTAGAGAACATTTGATTGAAATGGAAATAAGTGAGTCAGCAGACAAGGGTAACCGCTTCTCTATCGAGGAGGCCCATGATGCAGACATAGGTCAAAATGCTGTTCAAAGGTACAACCTTCAAAAGAATGACAACTTCATTCTTGCTGTTGACAGCAACAAGGTTGAACTCGTACTGGAGAATACACTTGAtcgagagaaacagaaagagatcAATTTGCTCCTTACAGCTCTAGATGGAGGCTCTCCCCAGAGATCAGGTACAGTAGTCATACATATCACTGTACTGGATGCTAATGATAACGCCCCAGTGTTTAGCCAGGCCGTTTATAAAGCCAGTCTGCCTGAAAACTCTCCTGTAGATACAATAGTGCTTCATGTTAGTGCTATTGACGCAGATGAAGGAGTGAATGGAGATGTAACATACGATTTTGGCCACATATCTGATGACGATGTAAATGTTTTCTCAATTGACCCTAAAACTGGAGAAATTAGAGTAACTGGTGTTATTGACTTTGAAGAAAGTAGTTCTTTTGAAATGAGAATACAAGCTAAAGATGGTTTAGGTTTAACATCTTATGCCAAAGTGTTAATAGATGTTACTGATAAGAATGACAATGCTCCAGTGATATATCTGAAATCACTGACTAACCCCATACCTGAGAACGTGTCACCTGGTACAGAGGTGGGCATCATTAACGTGCAGGATAGAGACTCTGAGAATAACCGACAGGTCCGCTGCTCCATTCAGCAAAACGTCCCTTTTAAGTTGGTTCCTTCTATTAAAAACTATTATTCTCTGGTGACCACAGGACAACTGGACCGTGAACTAGTGTCTGATTACAACATTACAATCAGTGCCACTGACGAGGGCTCtccacctctgtcctcctctaaaACTGTTCAGTTATCTGTAGCAGACATCAACGACAACCCACCTGTGTTTGAGGAACAGTCCTACAGCGCATATgtgactgaaaataacaaacctgGCTCCACTTTATGTTCCGTTACTGCTCGAGACCCCGACTGGAGACAAAACGGTACAGTGATTTATTCTCTGTTATCCGGTGAGGTGAACGGTGCCCCGGTGTCCTCCTATCTATCTGTTAACGGAGACACGGGGGTGATCCACGCTGTGAGGTCGTTTGATTATGAACAGTTCAGGAGTTTTAAAGTCCACGTGATGGCCAGAGACAACGGTTCTCCTCCGCTCAGCAGCAACGTGACCGTCAGTGTCTTCATATCGGATGTGAATGACAACTCTCCTCAGATACTGTACCCCGCCCCGGAGGGCAACTCGTTCATGACCGAGCTGGTCCCCAAAGCTGCACACGGAGGCTCTCTGGTGTCCAAAGTGATAGCGGTGGACGCGGACTCCGGACAGAACGCCTGGCTGTCCTATCATATAGTGAAATCCACTGATCCGGGACTTTTCACTATTGGTCTCCACAGCGGAGAGATCAGGACACAGCGGGACATTTCTGAATCTGACAGCATGAAGCAGAACCTTATTGTGGCAGTGAAAGATAACggacagccctctctctctgccacgtGTTCCATGTATTTACTTATTTCTGATAACTTGGCTGAGGTGCCAGAACTGAAGGATATTTCTTACGATGAGAAGAATTCCAAACTGACCTCTTATCTGATCATCGCGCTGGTGTCTGTGTCCACCTTTTTTCTGaccttcattatcatcatcctgGGTGTGAGGTTTTGTCGCAGGAGAAAGCCCAGACTGTTGTTTGATGGAGCAGTCGCCATCCCCAGCGCTTATCTCCCTCCTAATTACGCAGATGTTGACGGCACAGGAACTTTACGCAGCGCTTACAATTATGACGCATACCTGACAACAGGTTCTAGAACCAGTGACTTTAAGTTTGTGACGTCTTACAATGacaacacacttcctgctgaccAGACTCTGAAGAAAAGTCCATCTGACTTTGCTGAGGTTTTTGGAGATTGTGATGCTTCTCCTGAG
- the LOC104930405 gene encoding protocadherin beta-15 isoform X36: MKHKAFSARGLVTALGMFLLALETVCGDVSYSFPEEMKRGSIVGNIANDLGLEVGKLRARKARIDADGNSKRYCDINLSTGDVIVADRIDREGLCGKKASCIVKQELVLENPLELHRISVHVQDINDNSPQFKKNRIKFEISESAIKGSRYRLDEAHDADVGQNAIQGYSIEANENFRLNVIAKSGGGKYSELVLEKELDREQQQELTIVLVATDGGAPQRSGTVVIHVTVLDANDNAPVFSQAVYKASLPENSPPDTVVVTVSATDADEGINGEVTYDFDHISDESNNVFSLDQTTGEVKVSGAIDYEELSAYEIQITATDGLGLVSSSTLIIDITDANDNAPLTSIKSLTNPIPENVSPGTEVGIINVQDRDSESNGQVRCSIQQNVPFKLVPSIKNYYSLVTTGQLDRELVSDYNITISATDEGSPPLSSSKTVQLSVADINDNPPVFEEQSYSAYVTENNKPGSTLCSVTARDPDWRQNGTVIYSLLSGEVNGAPVSSYLSVNGDTGVIHAVRSFDYEQFRSFKVHVMARDNGSPPLSSNVTVSVFISDVNDNSPQILYPAPEGNSFMTELVPKAAHGGSLVSKVIAVDADSGQNAWLSYHIVKSTDPGLFTIGLHSGEIRTQRDISESDSMKQNLIVAVKDNGQPSLSATCSMYLLISDNLAEVPELKDISYDEKNSKLTSYLIIALVSVSTFFLTFIIIILGVRFCRRRKPRLLFDGAVAIPSAYLPPNYADVDGTGTLRSAYNYDAYLTTGSRTSDFKFVTSYNDNTLPADQTLKKSPSDFAEVFGECDDSPEQVRSFLYFFVFKARTVHYSTQKKRKKKKKC, translated from the coding sequence ATGAAGCACAAAGCATTTTCAGCACGCGGCCTGGTTACCGCGTTGGGGATGTTTCTTCTCGCGCTGGAAACCGTCTGTGGAGATGTGTCTTATTCTTTTCCAGAGGAGATGAAACGCGGCTCCATTGTTGGAAATATTGCGAACGATCTTGGACTTGAGGTGGGCAAACTGAGAGCTCGAAAGGCTCGTATTGATGCAGACGGGAACAGCAAACGGTACTGTGACATTAATCTGAGTACTGGCGATGTCATTGTTGCTGATAGGATTGACCGAGAGGGGCTGTGTGGCAAAAAAGCATCTTGCATTGTGAAACAGGAACTTGTTTTAGAGAACCCTTTAGAGCTGCATCGCATCAGTGTTCACGTTCAGGATATCAACGATAATTCCCCACAGTTTAaaaagaatagaataaaattTGAAATCAGTGAATCAGCAATTAAAGGAAGCCGCTATCGTTTAGATGAGGCCCACGATGCAGATGTCGGACAAAACGCCATCCAGGGTTATAGTATCGAGGCAAACGAAAACTTTAGGTTGAATGTAATTGCAAAAAGCGGTGGAGGGAAATACAGCGAGTTAGTTTTAGAGAAGGAGCTGGACAGAGAACAACAACAGGAGCTAACGATTGTGCTTGTGGCAACAGACGGAGGCGCACCTCAGAGATCAGGTACAGTAGTCATACACGTCACTGTACTGGATGCTAATGATAACGCCCCAGTGTTTAGCCAGGCCGTTTATAAAGCCAGTCTGCCTGAAAACTCTCCTCCAGATACTGTAGTGGTCACAGTGAGCGCTACTGATGCAGACGAGGGAATTAATGGAGAGGTGACGTATGATTTTGATCACATTTCAGATGAAAGTAACAACGTATTTTCTCTCGATCAGACCACTGGTGAAGTGAAAGTCAGTGGCGCAATAGATTATGAGGAGTTGTCCGCCTATGAAATACAAATTACAGCCACGGATGGTCTTGGATTAGTGTCATCTTCTACATTAATTATTGATATCACAGATGCAAATGACAACGCTCCTCTTACGTCCATTAAGTCACTGACTAATCCCATACCTGAGAACGTGTCACCTGGTACAGAGGTGGGCATCATTAACGTGCAGGATAGAGACTCTGAGAGTAACGGACAGGTGCGTTGCTCCATTCAGCAAAACGTCCCTTTTAAGTTGGTTCCTTCTATTAAAAACTATTATTCTCTGGTGACCACAGGACAACTGGACCGTGAACTAGTGTCTGATTACAACATTACAATCAGTGCCACTGACGAGGGCTCtccacctctgtcctcctctaaaACTGTTCAGTTATCTGTAGCAGACATCAACGACAATCCACCTGTGTTTGAGGAACAGTCCTACAGCGCATATgtgactgaaaataacaaacctgGCTCCACTTTATGTTCCGTTACTGCTCGAGACCCCGACTGGAGACAAAACGGTACAGTGATTTATTCTCTGTTATCCGGTGAGGTGAACGGTGCCCCGGTGTCCTCCTATCTATCTGTTAACGGAGACACGGGGGTGATCCACGCTGTGAGGTCGTTTGATTATGAACAGTTCAGGAGTTTTAAAGTCCACGTGATGGCCAGAGACAACGGTTCTCCTCCGCTCAGCAGCAACGTGACCGTCAGTGTCTTCATATCGGATGTGAATGACAACTCTCCTCAGATACTGTACCCCGCCCCGGAGGGCAACTCGTTCATGACCGAGCTGGTCCCCAAAGCTGCACACGGAGGCTCTCTGGTGTCCAAAGTGATAGCGGTGGACGCGGACTCCGGACAGAACGCCTGGCTGTCCTATCATATAGTGAAATCCACTGATCCGGGACTTTTCACTATTGGTCTCCACAGCGGAGAGATCAGGACACAGCGGGACATTTCTGAATCTGACAGCATGAAGCAGAACCTTATTGTGGCAGTGAAAGATAACggacagccctctctctctgccacgtGTTCCATGTATTTACTTATTTCTGATAACTTGGCTGAGGTGCCAGAACTGAAGGATATTTCTTATGATGAGAAGAATTCCAAACTGACCTCTTATCTGATCATCGCGCTGGTGTCTGTGTCCACCTTTTTTCTGaccttcattatcatcatcctgGGTGTGAGGTTTTGTCGCAGGAGAAAGCCCAGACTGTTGTTTGATGGAGCAGTGGCCATCCCCAGCGCTTATCTCCCTCCTAATTACGCAGATGTTGACGGCACAGGAACTTTACGCAGCGCTTACAACTATGACGCATACCTGACAACAGGTTCTAGAACCAGTGACTTTAAGTTTGTGACATCTTACAATGacaacacacttcctgctgaccAGACTCTGAAGAAAAGTCCATCTGACTTTGCTGAAGTCTTTGGAGAATGTGATGACTCACCTGAG
- the LOC104930405 gene encoding protocadherin beta-15 isoform X37 gives MKHKAFSARGLVTALGMFLLALETVCGDVSYSFPEEMKRGSIVGNIANDLGLEVGKLRARKARIDADGNSKRYCDINLSTGDVIVADRIDREGLCGKKASCIVKQELVLENPLELHRISVHVQDINDNSPQFKKNRIKFEISESAIKGSRYRLDEAHDADVGQNAIQGYSIEANENFRLNVIAKSGGGKYSELVLEKELDREQQQELTIVLVATDGGAPQRSGTVVIHVTVLDANDNAPVFSQAVYKASLPENSPPDTVVVTVSATDADEGINGEVTYDFDHISDESNNVFSLDQTTGEVKVSGAIDYEELSAYEIQITATDGLGLVSSSTLIIDITDANDNAPLTSIKSLTNPIPENVSPGTEVGIINVQDRDSESNGQVRCSIQQNVPFKLVPSIKNYYSLVTTGQLDRELVSDYNITISATDEGSPPLSSSKTVQLSVADINDNPPVFEEQSYSAYVTENNKPGSTLCSVTARDPDWRQNGTVIYSLLSGEVNGAPVSSYLSVNGDTGVIHAVRSFDYEQFRSFKVHVMARDNGSPPLSSNVTVSVFISDVNDNSPQILYPAPEGNSFMTELVPKAAHGGSLVSKVIAVDADSGQNAWLSYHIVKSTDPGLFTIGLHSGEIRTQRDISESDSMKQNLIVAVKDNGQPSLSATCSMYLLISDNLAEVPELKDISYDEKNSKLTSYLIIALVSVSTFFLTFIIIILGVRFCRRRKPRLLFDGAVAIPSAYLPPNYADVDGTGTLRSAYNYDAYLTTGSRTSDFKFVTSYNDNTLPADQTLKKSPSDFAEVFGECDDSPEVRSFLYFFVFKARTVHYSTQKKRKKKKKC, from the coding sequence ATGAAGCACAAAGCATTTTCAGCACGCGGCCTGGTTACCGCGTTGGGGATGTTTCTTCTCGCGCTGGAAACCGTCTGTGGAGATGTGTCTTATTCTTTTCCAGAGGAGATGAAACGCGGCTCCATTGTTGGAAATATTGCGAACGATCTTGGACTTGAGGTGGGCAAACTGAGAGCTCGAAAGGCTCGTATTGATGCAGACGGGAACAGCAAACGGTACTGTGACATTAATCTGAGTACTGGCGATGTCATTGTTGCTGATAGGATTGACCGAGAGGGGCTGTGTGGCAAAAAAGCATCTTGCATTGTGAAACAGGAACTTGTTTTAGAGAACCCTTTAGAGCTGCATCGCATCAGTGTTCACGTTCAGGATATCAACGATAATTCCCCACAGTTTAaaaagaatagaataaaattTGAAATCAGTGAATCAGCAATTAAAGGAAGCCGCTATCGTTTAGATGAGGCCCACGATGCAGATGTCGGACAAAACGCCATCCAGGGTTATAGTATCGAGGCAAACGAAAACTTTAGGTTGAATGTAATTGCAAAAAGCGGTGGAGGGAAATACAGCGAGTTAGTTTTAGAGAAGGAGCTGGACAGAGAACAACAACAGGAGCTAACGATTGTGCTTGTGGCAACAGACGGAGGCGCACCTCAGAGATCAGGTACAGTAGTCATACACGTCACTGTACTGGATGCTAATGATAACGCCCCAGTGTTTAGCCAGGCCGTTTATAAAGCCAGTCTGCCTGAAAACTCTCCTCCAGATACTGTAGTGGTCACAGTGAGCGCTACTGATGCAGACGAGGGAATTAATGGAGAGGTGACGTATGATTTTGATCACATTTCAGATGAAAGTAACAACGTATTTTCTCTCGATCAGACCACTGGTGAAGTGAAAGTCAGTGGCGCAATAGATTATGAGGAGTTGTCCGCCTATGAAATACAAATTACAGCCACGGATGGTCTTGGATTAGTGTCATCTTCTACATTAATTATTGATATCACAGATGCAAATGACAACGCTCCTCTTACGTCCATTAAGTCACTGACTAATCCCATACCTGAGAACGTGTCACCTGGTACAGAGGTGGGCATCATTAACGTGCAGGATAGAGACTCTGAGAGTAACGGACAGGTGCGTTGCTCCATTCAGCAAAACGTCCCTTTTAAGTTGGTTCCTTCTATTAAAAACTATTATTCTCTGGTGACCACAGGACAACTGGACCGTGAACTAGTGTCTGATTACAACATTACAATCAGTGCCACTGACGAGGGCTCtccacctctgtcctcctctaaaACTGTTCAGTTATCTGTAGCAGACATCAACGACAATCCACCTGTGTTTGAGGAACAGTCCTACAGCGCATATgtgactgaaaataacaaacctgGCTCCACTTTATGTTCCGTTACTGCTCGAGACCCCGACTGGAGACAAAACGGTACAGTGATTTATTCTCTGTTATCCGGTGAGGTGAACGGTGCCCCGGTGTCCTCCTATCTATCTGTTAACGGAGACACGGGGGTGATCCACGCTGTGAGGTCGTTTGATTATGAACAGTTCAGGAGTTTTAAAGTCCACGTGATGGCCAGAGACAACGGTTCTCCTCCGCTCAGCAGCAACGTGACCGTCAGTGTCTTCATATCGGATGTGAATGACAACTCTCCTCAGATACTGTACCCCGCCCCGGAGGGCAACTCGTTCATGACCGAGCTGGTCCCCAAAGCTGCACACGGAGGCTCTCTGGTGTCCAAAGTGATAGCGGTGGACGCGGACTCCGGACAGAACGCCTGGCTGTCCTATCATATAGTGAAATCCACTGATCCGGGACTTTTCACTATTGGTCTCCACAGCGGAGAGATCAGGACACAGCGGGACATTTCTGAATCTGACAGCATGAAGCAGAACCTTATTGTGGCAGTGAAAGATAACggacagccctctctctctgccacgtGTTCCATGTATTTACTTATTTCTGATAACTTGGCTGAGGTGCCAGAACTGAAGGATATTTCTTATGATGAGAAGAATTCCAAACTGACCTCTTATCTGATCATCGCGCTGGTGTCTGTGTCCACCTTTTTTCTGaccttcattatcatcatcctgGGTGTGAGGTTTTGTCGCAGGAGAAAGCCCAGACTGTTGTTTGATGGAGCAGTGGCCATCCCCAGCGCTTATCTCCCTCCTAATTACGCAGATGTTGACGGCACAGGAACTTTACGCAGCGCTTACAACTATGACGCATACCTGACAACAGGTTCTAGAACCAGTGACTTTAAGTTTGTGACATCTTACAATGacaacacacttcctgctgaccAGACTCTGAAGAAAAGTCCATCTGACTTTGCTGAAGTCTTTGGAGAATGTGATGACTCACCTGAG